A single Marinitoga aeolica DNA region contains:
- the dapA gene encoding 4-hydroxy-tetrahydrodipicolinate synthase — MFKGVGTAIITPFDENYNVDYKALEEFVNFQLDYVDALIVLGTTGEAPTINEDEREKIVSTVVNVTNKKVPVIVGTGSNNPEHVLHNNKLAEKSGADGLLIVSPYYNKSTQKGLVEYFSYVAQRTDLPIILYNVPSRTGGNILPDTAIEIFEKNANVIGIKEASGNISQIAELISKKPKDMKVYSGNDDQALPLMALGGDGVISVFSNVLPNQMKELTQSILNNDYAKAQEINNKYNILMRKLFIEVNPIPVKYAVSKLGYCKNILRLPLIPISESGKEVIDNLFEEMNIL, encoded by the coding sequence ATGTTTAAAGGCGTTGGAACTGCAATTATTACACCATTCGATGAAAATTATAATGTTGATTACAAAGCATTAGAAGAATTTGTAAATTTTCAATTAGATTATGTGGATGCATTAATTGTATTAGGCACTACAGGTGAGGCACCTACTATTAATGAGGATGAAAGAGAAAAAATAGTTTCTACAGTAGTTAATGTGACAAATAAAAAAGTTCCTGTAATAGTTGGAACAGGCTCAAATAATCCAGAACATGTTTTACATAATAATAAATTAGCGGAAAAATCTGGTGCTGATGGATTACTTATTGTTAGTCCATATTATAATAAATCAACACAAAAAGGATTAGTGGAATATTTTTCATATGTTGCACAAAGAACAGATCTTCCTATAATATTATATAATGTACCTTCAAGAACAGGAGGAAATATATTACCAGATACTGCTATAGAAATATTTGAAAAAAATGCAAATGTTATAGGAATAAAAGAAGCCAGTGGGAATATTTCTCAAATTGCAGAATTAATATCAAAAAAACCTAAAGATATGAAGGTATATTCTGGAAATGATGATCAAGCATTACCATTAATGGCATTGGGCGGAGATGGAGTTATATCCGTTTTTTCAAATGTTTTGCCAAACCAAATGAAAGAATTAACTCAGTCAATTTTAAATAATGATTATGCAAAAGCTCAAGAAATAAATAATAAGTATAACATTTTAATGAGAAAACTATTTATTGAAGTTAATCCTATTCCTGTTAAATATGCAGTTTCTAAACTGGGATACTGTAAAAATATTTTAAGATTACCATTAATTCCAATAAGCGAATCAGGAAAAGAGGTAATTGATAATTTGTTTGAGGAGATGAATATATTATGA
- a CDS encoding 4-hydroxy-tetrahydrodipicolinate reductase yields MKYGIIGRNGRMGNEIYNLFSEKGHELVFSYDNTGEKFLEKPQVLIDFSLPEAFEKTIEYVDKFHCSLIIGTTGLSEIQLKKLHEIAQNVPVIQSYNFSLGIQVLLKLVKVANELLDDVDIEISETHHRFKKDKPSGTAKMIKKVIGKDVNISSLRLGNIPGDHTIYFGNLGEVISISHRALSRRTFAEGVLKSAEFALKTVAGFYTFQDVFEITMKR; encoded by the coding sequence ATGAAATATGGAATTATAGGAAGAAATGGAAGAATGGGAAATGAAATATACAATCTATTTTCTGAAAAAGGTCATGAATTAGTTTTTTCATATGATAATACTGGAGAAAAATTTTTAGAAAAACCACAAGTGTTAATTGATTTTTCATTACCAGAAGCATTTGAAAAGACTATTGAATATGTTGATAAATTCCATTGTTCTTTAATTATTGGTACTACTGGATTAAGTGAAATACAGTTAAAAAAATTACATGAAATTGCCCAGAATGTTCCGGTTATACAAAGTTATAATTTTTCTTTAGGTATTCAAGTACTCTTAAAACTTGTAAAAGTTGCAAATGAATTATTAGATGATGTTGATATTGAAATATCAGAAACACATCATAGATTTAAAAAAGATAAACCATCTGGAACTGCTAAGATGATTAAAAAGGTTATAGGAAAAGATGTAAATATATCATCATTGAGATTAGGGAATATACCAGGAGATCATACCATATATTTTGGTAATTTAGGAGAAGTAATAAGTATATCTCATAGGGCATTATCTAGAAGGACATTTGCTGAAGGAGTATTAAAGTCTGCAGAATTTGCATTAAAAACTGTAGCAGGTTTTTATACTTTTCAAGATGTTTTTGAAATAACTATGAAAAGATGA
- the dapD gene encoding 2,3,4,5-tetrahydropyridine-2,6-dicarboxylate N-acetyltransferase, with product MDSYEIIEYIAKSKKVTPIKVYIKGDIKDLPFEEYYGDDNCGILFCELDEFEKYLSENKEKIEKYRIEMDRRNSAIPLLDLKKINARIEPGAIIRDLVKIGDNAVIMMGAVINIGAKIGKKTMIDMNVVVGGRAQIGDNCHIGAGSVIAGVIEPPSADPVVIEDNVLIGANAVVLEGVRIGRNSVVAAGSVVTKNVEPNTVVAGVPARVIKKVDEKTKDKTKLLDELRNL from the coding sequence ATGGATTCATATGAAATAATTGAATATATTGCAAAATCAAAAAAAGTAACACCAATAAAAGTTTATATAAAAGGTGATATAAAAGATTTACCATTTGAAGAATATTATGGTGATGATAATTGCGGTATATTATTCTGTGAATTAGATGAATTCGAAAAATATTTAAGTGAAAATAAAGAAAAGATAGAAAAATATAGGATAGAAATGGATAGAAGAAATTCTGCAATTCCATTGTTAGATTTGAAGAAAATAAATGCAAGAATAGAGCCTGGTGCAATAATTAGAGATTTAGTTAAGATAGGTGATAATGCTGTTATTATGATGGGAGCTGTAATAAATATTGGAGCAAAAATTGGTAAAAAAACAATGATAGATATGAATGTCGTTGTAGGTGGAAGAGCACAAATTGGAGATAATTGTCATATAGGTGCAGGATCTGTTATAGCAGGTGTTATAGAACCGCCAAGTGCAGATCCTGTAGTGATAGAAGATAATGTTTTAATTGGAGCAAATGCTGTTGTACTTGAAGGAGTAAGAATAGGTAGAAATTCTGTTGTGGCAGCTGGGTCTGTTGTTACAAAAAATGTTGAGCCAAATACTGTAGTTGCAGGAGTTCCAGCAAGAGTAATAAAAAAAGTTGATGAAAAAACAAAGGATAAAACAAAATTATTAGATGAATTAAGAAATTTGTAG
- a CDS encoding aspartate kinase: MNIVVQKYGGSSVADTEKIKFVANKVKKRVDEGYKIVVIVSAMGKTTDNLIKLAKEISEKPHPRELDMLLTTGEQVSVALLSMALIDLNVNTKSLNAFQAGIFTTSDFNKARIQKFKVSKIIDLLKEHDVLVITGFQGITEEGDYTTLGRGGSDTSAVAIAAALHSECEIYSDFPGIYTFDPRRYSNAKKLKYVTYDEMLEMASLGAKVLHSRAVEVAKKFNVKVYCASTFSEEEGTYVVADNIENPVVTGMSVMENQTQVTITNLPFDHAIIYNIFDKIAQKGFNVDMISIININDRLNVSFTIIEEEMENFDKYLKEALSNFNESQVTYEHGYAKLSVVGIGMKTEKGVASRFFKALKDVPLRMVTTSEIKISCLLDKKNLEKATNALIKEFEL, from the coding sequence ATGAATATAGTTGTTCAAAAATATGGTGGTTCATCTGTAGCAGATACTGAAAAAATAAAATTTGTAGCTAATAAGGTTAAAAAGAGAGTTGATGAAGGTTATAAGATAGTAGTAATTGTTTCGGCTATGGGTAAAACCACAGATAATTTAATTAAATTAGCAAAAGAAATATCAGAAAAACCACATCCTAGGGAATTAGATATGTTGCTTACTACAGGAGAACAAGTATCTGTAGCATTGCTATCAATGGCATTAATAGATTTAAATGTAAACACAAAATCTTTAAATGCTTTTCAAGCGGGGATATTTACAACATCTGATTTTAACAAAGCCAGAATACAAAAATTTAAAGTATCAAAAATAATAGACTTATTAAAAGAGCACGATGTTTTAGTAATAACAGGATTTCAAGGAATTACTGAAGAAGGAGATTATACCACTTTAGGTAGAGGAGGTTCAGATACTTCTGCTGTTGCAATAGCAGCTGCTCTTCACTCTGAGTGTGAAATATATAGTGATTTTCCAGGAATTTATACTTTTGATCCAAGAAGATATTCAAATGCCAAAAAATTAAAATATGTAACCTATGATGAAATGCTTGAAATGGCAAGTTTGGGTGCAAAAGTCCTTCACAGTAGAGCAGTAGAAGTAGCAAAAAAATTTAACGTAAAGGTTTATTGTGCGTCTACTTTTTCCGAAGAGGAGGGAACATATGTGGTTGCAGATAATATAGAAAATCCTGTTGTAACAGGAATGAGTGTTATGGAAAATCAGACTCAAGTTACAATAACTAATTTACCTTTTGATCATGCAATAATATATAATATATTTGATAAAATAGCTCAAAAAGGTTTTAATGTGGATATGATTTCCATTATTAATATTAATGATAGACTTAACGTTTCATTTACAATAATAGAAGAAGAAATGGAAAATTTTGATAAATACTTAAAAGAGGCACTTTCGAATTTCAACGAATCTCAGGTAACGTATGAACATGGTTATGCTAAACTTTCAGTAGTGGGCATTGGAATGAAAACAGAAAAAGGAGTTGCATCAAGATTTTTTAAAGCCTTAAAAGATGTGCCACTGAGAATGGTAACAACTTCTGAAATTAAAATTTCATGTTTGTTAGATAAAAAAAATTTAGAAAAAGCAACAAATGCATTGATAAAGGAGTTTGAATTATGA
- a CDS encoding aspartate aminotransferase family protein: MILKMYDYYKMDIDYAEGINIYTKDGKKYIDTFSGIGVLALGHSNKELIERLKNKMDRYMHLSNYFLDEDAEWVANKLIELTGEKGSVFFTNSGTEATEAALKAIKKLATKDKRKIIYFNNGFHGRTLGALSINGFENLKAPFRPLIPNCQEFVFNDVEGFKDYMEFHGDEVLAVFVEPIQGSGGIVPLTQEFADVLSYYQKEKNYILVSDEIQAGLGRTGKFYSYEHCNLKPDIITIGKAIGGGLPLGATIFLNDTANILKPGDHGSTFAPNPIALAGARFVLENIPNMLDDIKEKGKYFMEKLNSLESFEIADIRGKGLMIGIELIESSPDLKQRAFEKNLLLNVISNNSVIRLLPALNITYEEIDIIINKLEELL; the protein is encoded by the coding sequence ATGATTTTGAAAATGTATGATTATTATAAAATGGATATTGATTATGCTGAAGGTATAAATATTTATACAAAAGATGGGAAAAAATATATTGATACTTTTTCTGGAATAGGAGTTTTAGCTTTAGGACATTCTAATAAAGAATTAATAGAAAGATTAAAAAATAAAATGGATAGATATATGCATTTATCCAACTATTTTTTAGATGAAGATGCAGAATGGGTGGCAAATAAATTAATTGAATTAACAGGTGAAAAAGGTTCTGTGTTTTTTACGAATTCAGGCACTGAAGCTACAGAAGCAGCTTTAAAAGCTATAAAAAAGTTAGCTACAAAAGATAAAAGAAAGATAATATATTTTAATAATGGATTTCATGGTAGAACATTAGGTGCTTTATCTATTAATGGGTTTGAAAATTTAAAAGCTCCGTTTAGGCCACTAATTCCTAATTGTCAGGAATTTGTTTTTAATGATGTAGAAGGATTTAAGGACTACATGGAATTTCATGGTGATGAAGTATTAGCAGTATTTGTAGAACCTATTCAAGGATCAGGTGGAATTGTACCTTTAACTCAAGAATTTGCTGATGTTTTAAGTTATTACCAAAAGGAAAAAAATTATATTCTTGTATCTGATGAAATACAGGCAGGTTTAGGTAGGACAGGAAAGTTTTATTCATATGAGCATTGTAATTTAAAACCTGATATTATTACCATAGGTAAAGCTATAGGTGGTGGATTACCTTTAGGAGCTACAATATTTTTAAATGATACAGCAAATATTTTAAAACCAGGTGATCATGGATCAACATTTGCACCTAATCCTATTGCATTAGCTGGAGCAAGATTTGTTTTAGAAAATATTCCAAATATGTTAGATGACATTAAAGAAAAAGGCAAATATTTTATGGAAAAATTAAATAGCTTAGAATCATTTGAAATAGCAGATATTAGAGGTAAAGGGTTAATGATAGGGATTGAATTAATTGAATCATCACCGGATTTAAAACAGAGAGCCTTTGAAAAAAATTTGCTATTAAATGTTATTTCTAATAATAGTGTTATTAGATTATTACCTGCATTGAATATAACTTATGAGGAAATAGATATTATTATTAATAAATTGGAGGAATTATTATGA
- a CDS encoding amidohydrolase, whose translation MISPIELRHVLHQNPEIGFMEFKTTKILEDAITDLAKHYNIDIEILKPLETGLIIKYAPLNNNEYILFRADIDALPIKEQNDVEFKSKNDNMHACGHDMHMSILYGFMEYIFRNKIQKNILFLFQPAEEGGGGAKKILDTGVLDQFNIIRAHALHVTDEYDKGIIAASKGVLFASAVEIDIEFLGKNAHIAFPQDGKNALNAMRLFLDAVEKIPKNPVQPLIFGIGKVFSGEVRNIIPAYAKIEGSIRSLNLDYTMEYIEILKEILESIKKMTGVTYKITLGSMYKEVVNDENIYNEFVEKLKDKYQIIDCGYKMTGEDFGFIAEKYPAVMFWLGTKTDKKVGLHSPDFLPDDDVISIGINIYSDLIK comes from the coding sequence ATGATATCTCCTATTGAATTAAGACATGTTTTACACCAAAATCCTGAAATTGGATTCATGGAATTTAAAACAACAAAAATTTTAGAAGATGCGATAACTGATTTAGCTAAACATTATAATATAGATATAGAAATATTAAAACCATTAGAGACAGGGTTAATTATTAAATATGCACCTCTAAATAATAATGAATATATATTATTTAGAGCAGATATAGATGCTTTACCTATTAAAGAACAAAATGATGTAGAATTTAAATCAAAAAATGATAATATGCATGCATGTGGTCATGATATGCATATGTCGATTTTATACGGGTTTATGGAATACATATTTAGAAATAAAATCCAAAAGAATATTTTATTTTTATTTCAACCAGCAGAAGAAGGTGGAGGTGGAGCTAAAAAGATTTTAGATACTGGAGTTTTGGATCAATTTAATATAATAAGGGCACATGCTTTACATGTAACTGATGAATATGATAAGGGTATAATTGCAGCATCTAAAGGAGTTTTGTTTGCATCGGCAGTAGAAATTGATATAGAATTTTTGGGTAAAAATGCTCATATAGCTTTTCCACAAGATGGTAAAAATGCGTTAAATGCTATGAGATTGTTTTTAGATGCAGTAGAAAAAATACCAAAAAATCCAGTTCAACCATTAATTTTTGGTATTGGAAAAGTTTTTTCAGGAGAAGTTAGAAATATTATTCCAGCTTATGCAAAAATAGAAGGTAGTATTAGATCTTTAAACTTAGATTATACAATGGAATATATAGAAATTTTAAAAGAAATACTTGAATCAATTAAAAAAATGACAGGGGTAACTTATAAAATAACATTAGGATCTATGTATAAGGAAGTAGTAAATGATGAAAATATATATAATGAATTTGTTGAAAAGTTAAAAGATAAATATCAAATAATTGATTGTGGTTACAAGATGACAGGAGAAGATTTTGGATTTATAGCAGAAAAATATCCTGCTGTTATGTTTTGGTTAGGGACAAAAACGGATAAAAAAGTAGGATTACATTCGCCCGATTTTCTACCTGATGATGATGTGATTAGTATTGGAATTAATATTTATAGTGATTTAATAAAATAG
- a CDS encoding diguanylate cyclase domain-containing protein, with protein MENYLIECIQKSLEYIEKNIDNYFSLEDIANYANYSLSYLYKLFNLIVGMSIKEYVRKRRLSESVKDLVNSNMNILEISIKYQYNSYESYSRAFKKEFGVCPSEVKKKGINLLLFEPIKLQGGIIMEKKNYLFLIDIDKFANINKNYGRKFGDFVLFKIPERIKKILAIEKIEYEDSKNAKLERMGGDEFILVLKNIDEQMAKNISEKILREVSNPIIYEGIEAKVTVSIGITEYAIYTKDPYNIAYDALISAKKDGRNNYKIS; from the coding sequence ATGGAAAATTATTTAATTGAATGTATTCAAAAATCTTTAGAATATATTGAAAAAAATATTGATAATTATTTTTCTTTAGAAGATATAGCTAACTATGCAAATTATTCATTATCCTATTTATATAAATTATTTAATTTAATCGTAGGAATGTCAATAAAAGAATATGTAAGAAAGAGGAGACTTTCTGAATCTGTAAAAGATTTAGTAAATTCAAATATGAATATTCTAGAGATTTCTATTAAATATCAGTATAATTCATATGAATCATATTCAAGAGCATTTAAAAAAGAATTTGGTGTATGTCCAAGTGAAGTTAAAAAGAAAGGTATTAATTTATTATTATTTGAACCTATTAAATTGCAGGGAGGTATTATTATGGAAAAAAAGAATTATTTATTTTTAATTGATATAGATAAATTTGCAAATATAAATAAAAATTATGGTAGAAAATTTGGAGATTTTGTATTATTTAAAATACCTGAAAGGATTAAAAAAATATTAGCCATTGAAAAAATTGAGTATGAAGATAGTAAAAATGCTAAATTGGAAAGAATGGGTGGCGATGAATTTATATTAGTATTAAAAAATATTGATGAACAAATGGCAAAAAATATTTCTGAAAAAATTTTAAGAGAAGTTAGTAATCCAATAATATATGAAGGAATAGAAGCTAAAGTTACAGTAAGTATAGGAATTACGGAATATGCTATTTATACTAAAGATCCGTATAATATTGCTTATGATGCTTTAATAAGTGCGAAAAAAGATGGAAGGAATAATTATAAGATAAGTTAA
- a CDS encoding TldD/PmbA family protein, whose translation MFKFPKGVYVDVRIENVFETSIQNTLGRLEEFKERRYSGAFIRLFDGKRWYYSSTTDVENIQKEIDELYKISSPSEGINEHPIVKKFEVHNGNYLEFEKSAIDNIEKNKKLELMEKYIPIVSENQFVKLWKANYVDKKIVKRFISSNGSDFKFDFQRVGFRIFFELVDGEKKFSERFDTASNYFEDLYNLEDKVKKSLEEAIYYMKNAEDVEPGQYTVILSPEAAGVFAHESFGHKSEADFMIGDENMKKEWSIGKKVGSGILSIVDDGNIKGVGYTPFDDDGTKAKKTYLVKNGVLSGRLHSGITAVSLNEELTGNARALNFEFEPIVRMTTTYIKPGEKTLEELISEVDNGFLIKTIKHGSGMSTFTIAPSLAYKIKNGKIYKPVKISVITGTVFDTLNNIDGLSNELKLLSFALGGCGKFEQYPLPVGFGGPYVRVKNMNVQ comes from the coding sequence ATGTTCAAATTTCCTAAAGGTGTATATGTGGATGTTAGAATAGAAAATGTTTTTGAAACAAGTATTCAAAATACTTTAGGTAGATTAGAAGAATTTAAAGAAAGAAGATATTCAGGAGCTTTTATTAGACTATTTGATGGTAAAAGATGGTATTATTCATCCACAACTGATGTAGAGAATATTCAAAAGGAAATAGATGAATTGTATAAGATTTCATCTCCAAGTGAAGGTATAAATGAACATCCAATAGTAAAAAAATTTGAAGTTCATAATGGGAATTATTTGGAATTTGAAAAAAGCGCTATAGATAATATTGAAAAAAACAAAAAATTAGAACTGATGGAAAAATATATACCAATTGTTTCAGAAAATCAATTTGTTAAATTATGGAAAGCAAATTATGTAGATAAAAAAATAGTTAAACGATTTATATCTTCAAATGGTAGTGATTTTAAATTTGATTTTCAAAGAGTAGGATTTAGAATATTTTTTGAGTTAGTTGATGGAGAAAAAAAGTTTAGTGAAAGATTTGATACTGCATCAAATTATTTTGAAGATTTATATAATTTAGAAGATAAGGTAAAAAAATCACTAGAAGAAGCAATATATTATATGAAAAATGCAGAAGATGTAGAACCTGGACAATATACAGTTATTTTATCACCAGAAGCTGCTGGAGTATTTGCTCATGAAAGTTTTGGTCATAAATCAGAAGCGGATTTTATGATTGGTGATGAAAATATGAAAAAAGAATGGAGTATAGGTAAAAAAGTTGGTTCTGGTATTTTAAGTATTGTAGATGATGGAAATATTAAAGGAGTTGGATATACCCCGTTTGATGATGATGGAACAAAAGCAAAAAAAACATATCTTGTAAAAAATGGTGTTTTATCTGGTAGATTACATAGTGGTATTACAGCAGTTTCATTAAATGAGGAATTGACTGGTAATGCTAGAGCATTGAATTTTGAGTTTGAACCTATAGTGAGAATGACTACAACATATATAAAACCTGGAGAGAAAACATTAGAAGAATTAATATCTGAAGTGGATAATGGATTTTTAATTAAAACTATTAAACATGGATCAGGTATGTCTACTTTTACTATTGCTCCGAGTTTGGCATATAAAATTAAAAATGGGAAGATATATAAACCAGTAAAAATATCTGTTATTACAGGAACTGTTTTTGATACTTTAAATAATATAGATGGCTTATCAAATGAATTGAAATTGTTATCATTTGCATTAGGTGGATGTGGTAAATTTGAACAATATCCTTTACCAGTAGGTTTTGGTGGTCCGTATGTTAGAGTTAAAAATATGAATGTGCAATAG
- a CDS encoding metallopeptidase TldD-related protein, which produces MIKEKYQIHNRELSLNIVQTEIESIRKKDIVKTGIRIYDNGKIGVAGSLGNYNEKELETKAKENLKLNIPYEYDITQNISREEVEIVEISENEFVEKIEKLMREIKEKHNDFSFSNKITLKNSIKILENDLNTKLYSELKYFSFELIFKHKSSANIFDGFVGYEGFDYSHEKFINIVDEVCGAFNNVVDIEENEYPIIFLSDDFTILKKFYTDLNGLSFGSESSIFSNKIGEKIFSNDFTLYQSRNHEDGIIEHFFDAEGTINEENRFPLIENGVLKSPYTDKKTANMFNLPLTGAAEADYDSVPSLGFVPMSIKKSDKTLKELLNGKKGILVFIASGGDFTPDGKFGTPVQLGFLYDGEKLIGRVPEFKINSDIYSMFGKDFIGVGKDSITQLGKNFGVVINMKIMK; this is translated from the coding sequence ATGATTAAAGAAAAATATCAAATTCATAATAGGGAATTATCTTTAAATATAGTTCAAACAGAAATAGAGTCAATTAGAAAAAAAGATATTGTTAAGACAGGTATTAGAATATATGACAATGGTAAAATAGGTGTTGCAGGAAGTTTGGGGAATTATAATGAAAAAGAATTAGAAACAAAAGCAAAAGAAAATTTGAAATTAAATATACCATATGAATATGATATAACACAAAATATATCAAGAGAAGAAGTTGAAATTGTAGAAATTTCAGAAAATGAATTTGTGGAGAAGATAGAAAAATTAATGAGAGAAATAAAAGAAAAACATAATGATTTTAGTTTTTCAAATAAAATCACATTAAAAAATAGTATAAAGATACTTGAAAATGATTTAAATACAAAACTATATTCTGAATTAAAATATTTTTCTTTTGAATTAATATTTAAGCACAAAAGTTCTGCTAATATTTTTGATGGATTTGTAGGATATGAGGGTTTTGATTACTCTCATGAGAAATTTATAAATATAGTAGATGAAGTTTGTGGAGCTTTTAATAATGTTGTTGATATTGAGGAAAATGAATATCCAATTATTTTCTTATCAGATGATTTTACAATATTAAAGAAGTTTTATACAGATTTAAACGGATTATCTTTTGGTAGTGAAAGTTCAATTTTTTCCAATAAAATAGGTGAAAAAATATTTTCTAATGATTTTACACTATATCAAAGCAGGAATCATGAAGATGGTATTATAGAACATTTCTTTGATGCAGAAGGAACAATAAATGAAGAAAATAGATTTCCGTTGATAGAAAATGGGGTATTAAAATCCCCTTATACAGACAAAAAAACTGCTAATATGTTTAATTTACCTTTAACAGGAGCAGCTGAAGCTGATTATGATTCCGTACCATCTCTTGGATTTGTTCCAATGTCAATAAAGAAATCAGATAAAACATTAAAAGAATTATTAAATGGGAAAAAAGGAATATTAGTATTTATAGCTTCAGGTGGAGACTTTACTCCTGATGGTAAATTTGGTACTCCAGTACAATTAGGGTTTTTATATGATGGCGAGAAATTAATTGGCAGAGTTCCAGAATTTAAAATAAATTCTGATATATATAGTATGTTTGGTAAAGATTTCATCGGAGTAGGAAAAGATTCAATTACACAATTAGGTAAAAATTTTGGAGTAGTAATTAATATGAAAATTATGAAATGA
- a CDS encoding ATP-binding protein has protein sequence MKKLPIGIQDYKKIIEGNYIYVDKTKYIYELISSEVPIFLSRPRRFGKSLTISTLYYIFKGEKELFKDTYIYDKWDFKEYPIIRLNILLAATDSEERFKKSLTKLIKQEGQRNNVEIIEEDYKFAFDELIIKLSKKGKVVILVDEYEKPILDNINNKEKAERYREILRDFYVTIKSRDEYIKFVFLTGITKFTKTGVFSALNNLNDISLNRKYSQMLGYTQEELEHYFKEHIEETAKEMGISKEELLKEIKTYYNGFSFDGEHFVYNPFSVLRFFDERKFQNYWFESGSPSFIYEYVKGRKIEYEDLVKYTVDTLDFTTREIEDANANIFFAQAGYLTFKGIKKYGITEKYILDYPNLEVKNSFSKLILEANYSLNEETYEKIYEIYELVEENKIEGLIKEIKRIISAIPYNLHQNRESYYHSLIYTILASAGLNVTAEELTNLGRIDLLLEHNDKIYLFEIKLDKSAKEAINQIKEKKYYEKYTSRNKEIYIIGIKINSEKRNIEEYIIEKI, from the coding sequence ATGAAAAAATTGCCAATAGGGATACAAGATTATAAAAAAATAATAGAAGGAAATTACATATATGTAGATAAAACAAAATATATATACGAATTAATAAGTTCAGAAGTGCCTATCTTTCTATCTCGTCCAAGAAGATTTGGAAAGAGTTTAACGATATCGACATTATATTACATATTCAAAGGAGAAAAAGAATTATTTAAAGATACATATATATATGACAAATGGGATTTTAAAGAATATCCCATAATAAGATTAAACATTTTATTAGCAGCAACAGATAGCGAAGAAAGATTTAAAAAGAGTTTGACAAAATTAATAAAGCAAGAAGGTCAAAGGAATAATGTTGAAATTATAGAAGAAGATTATAAATTTGCATTTGATGAATTAATAATAAAACTTTCCAAAAAAGGAAAAGTAGTAATATTAGTAGATGAATACGAAAAACCGATATTAGATAATATAAATAACAAAGAAAAAGCAGAAAGATATAGAGAAATATTAAGAGATTTCTATGTAACAATAAAATCCAGGGATGAATACATAAAATTCGTTTTTTTAACAGGAATAACGAAGTTTACTAAAACGGGTGTGTTCTCTGCATTAAATAATTTAAATGACATATCACTAAACAGAAAATACTCTCAAATGTTAGGTTATACCCAAGAAGAATTAGAACATTATTTCAAAGAACACATAGAAGAAACAGCAAAAGAAATGGGAATAAGTAAAGAAGAATTATTAAAAGAAATAAAAACATATTATAATGGATTCTCGTTTGATGGAGAACATTTTGTGTATAATCCATTCTCAGTATTAAGATTCTTTGATGAAAGGAAATTTCAAAATTATTGGTTTGAAAGTGGATCACCATCATTTATATATGAATATGTAAAAGGAAGAAAAATAGAATATGAGGATTTAGTAAAATACACAGTAGATACATTAGACTTTACAACAAGAGAAATAGAAGATGCAAATGCTAATATATTCTTTGCACAAGCAGGATATTTGACATTTAAAGGAATTAAAAAGTATGGAATAACAGAAAAATATATATTAGACTATCCAAATCTTGAAGTAAAAAATAGTTTCTCAAAATTAATATTAGAAGCAAATTATAGTTTAAACGAAGAAACATATGAAAAAATATATGAAATATATGAACTAGTAGAAGAAAATAAGATAGAGGGATTAATAAAAGAAATAAAAAGAATAATAAGTGCAATACCGTATAATTTACATCAAAATAGAGAAAGTTATTATCACTCATTAATATATACGATATTAGCATCAGCGGGATTAAATGTAACAGCAGAAGAATTAACAAATCTTGGAAGAATAGATTTATTATTAGAGCATAATGACAAAATATACTTATTTGAAATAAAACTAGATAAAAGCGCTAAAGAAGCAATAAATCAAATAAAAGAAAAGAAATATTATGAAAAATACACAAGTAGAAATAAAGAAATATATATAATAGGAATAAAGATAAACTCAGAAAAAAGAAATATTGAAGAATATATTATTGAAAAAATATAA